The Rubricoccus marinus nucleotide sequence TGCTCGTTTCGTGGATCGACCCGCTGCGGCCCGTCGTGGGCAACAACCTGTTCACGGTCGCGGCGCTCCGCTGGACGGGATCGGCCTTCGTGCCTGCCGACGGGCTCGGCGCCGACCTCTATCCCTACATGGACATGGGCGGCGGCGACGGCCACTCGACGCCGCACAGCGCGCCAGAGGCCCTCGGCGATGGGCGCTACTCGTGGGACGTGGACTTCATCATGTCGGGCGGATGGGAAATGACCGTCACCCTCACCCCGCCCGGCGAGAGCGACGCGACCGCCCGGTTCGTGGGCTACACCGTGTACGACCAATGACCCGCCTCCTCCCTCTCCTCGCGCTCCTCCTGCTCGCCTCTGGCGCCTCCGCGCAAGAGGTCACCGGCCGCGTGCTGGACTCCGAGACCGACGCCCCCATTCCCGGCGCGACGGTCCGCGTGGACGGCACCGCCAGAGGCGCCGCTGCCGACGCGGACGGCCGCTTCCGCCTCGCGCTCCAACGCGGCGACACCATTCTCCTCGTCACCGCCATCGGCTACGCGCCCGAGCGCGTGCACGTCCACGGAACGCAGCCTCTGGCGATCCGCCTCGCGCCAGAGGCCACGCAGTTCGACGGCGTGACGGTTGAGGGCGAGCACACGGTCGCGGGCGCCCCCTCGGCGCCGACGCGGACGCCAGGGACGACCGAGGACCTCCTCGGCCGGCTGCCCGGGGTGAACATGATCCAGCGCGCCAACTTCGCCTCCGAGCCCGTCGTGCGCGGCTACCAGGGCGGGCAGATCAGCCTCACCATCGACGGGATGCCGGTCTACGGCGCGTGCGTGGACAAGATGGACCCGGCCTCCAGCTACGTCGAGCCCGAGAACCTGCGCGCCGTCTCGGTCTCGAAGGGAGCCTCGGATCTCGCCAGCGGCTCCCAGATCGGCGGGTCGGTGGACCTCGCGACGCAGCGCCCTACGTTCGGCGCGCCTCTGGCGATGCAGGCCGAGAGCGGCGTCGAGTCCAACGGCATGGCGCGACGCGTGCGTGGTGCCGCGAGCGGCAGCATCGGGCCTCTGGCGCTGAGGGTCAGCGGCTCCTACCGCGGCTCTGGCGACTACGCGCCGGGCGGCGGCGAGACGATCGAGACCTCGGGCTACGAGAAGCGCAACCTCGCCGCGGCGGCCTCGCTGCGCCTCGGCCGCGCCCACCAGCTCACGGCGCAGCTTATCACAGACGACGCGTGGCTCATTGGCTACCCGGCGCTGCTCATGGACGCCGTGCTCGCGCAGGCGCGCATCGGAAGCCTCGGATACGAAGGCAGCGCCCCGGGCCTCCACCACCTCGAGGCCAAGCTCTACGCCAACCGCGTGGATCACTACATGGACGACCGCAACCGGAACGTGCTCGCGCGCGAGGTGATGCGCGGGATGTACATGCCGATGGGCGGCTACACCGAGGTGGTCGGCGCGCAGGCCGAGGGCATGACGGTGTTCGGCGCGACGGGCCTGACGCTCACGGCCGACGCCCACCGCCTCCGCCAGTTCGGCGACATGACGATGTACAGCCTTTACCCCGGAATCCGGGACATGGTGCTGCTCAACGTCGGCGACGTGACGGCGCTCAACGGCTCGCTCACGCTCAAAGCCGAGCGGCCTCTGGCGGACCGCCTCACGGTCTCGGCCTCGGCTCGCGTGGACGGGACCGCGCGCGATGTGAGTCTGGAGGCCATGCGCCAGCTCTTCGAGCGCCGCACCGGCTCGTCGGACGTGGCGCGCCAGAGGCTCGTGCCGAGCGTGAACGCGATGGCGAGCTATTCGCTCACGCTCCAAACGCACCTCCGCCTCACGCTCGCGGACGCGGGCCGCCTGCCGACCGTCGTGGAGCAGTACGGCCACTACGTCTACAACTACGTGGACGGCTACTTCTACACCGGCGACCCGGACCTGAAAACGGAGCGGAGCCGCCAGATCGAACTCGGCGTCGCGCACGCAGGCTCGCGCATCGCGCTAGAGGCCTCAGCCTACGCGCATCAATTGTCCAACATCGTCGTGGGCCTGGCCGACCGCGACGTGGTGGCGGGCCTCGCCGGCTCCACCTACCGCTTCCGGCTCTACGACAACGTGGACAGCGGCTGGATGGCGGGCGGCGAGATCAGCGCACTCGCGCCGCTGGGCGGCGGCCTCGAAGCCGTCGCGAGCGTGTCCGCGGCCTACGGCCAGAACACGACGCTCGACGAGCCTCTGCCGATGATTCCGCCCGTCGGCGGCGTCCTCGCGCTGCGCTACGACCGACGCCCGCTCTTTGCCGAGGTCGAGACGCGATGGGCGCTCGCCCAGAACCGCGTCTCGCGCTTCACCTACGGCGAGCGCGCCACGGACGGCTTCGCCGTTTTCGCCCTCCGTACAGGATGGCGGCCCGCCTCTGGCGCCCTGAGTAGCCTCCGTCTCCAGGCGGGCGTCGAGAACGTGCTGGACACCTTCTACCAGGAGCACCTCGCGATCTCGGACCTCGCCGCCAGAGGCCGCAGCGCGTACCTCACGGTGGGCGTCGACCTGTAGCCTCTGGCGCGCTGGGTGGGCACCCCCCCGCCGCTGTCGCGGCAGCCCCCCTCACGGTGCGAGGGGGGCTTGTCGTATCGGGGAGCTTCGTGCCCGTCCGAGGCTTTGATTTCTCCCGGGCCTTCCGCATTCCCGTCCCCCCTTGCTCTGCGAGGGGGGACAGCCGGAGCGCAGCGACGGCAGGGGGGTGCCGAGGCCTGACCGCCAGAGGCGCCTTATGTCTTTCGCAATTCGCCAGAGACCTCTGGCGCCTCCGCTACCGCCCGCCGGATCGCCGCGAGCACATCGTCCGGCTGCTCGAACACCGTCCGGTTCTCGAAGCGGAGCACGCGGATCCCGTGCGTCTCACCGAGCCACCGTGTCCGCGCGTCGTCGTAGTCCTGTGCCTCTGGGGAGTCGTGAGCGGCGCCGTCCAGTTCCACTGCGAGGCGGACCTCAGGGCAGTAGAAGTCCAGCACGTACCGCCCGACGCCGTGCTGGCGCCGGAACCGCACGCCCAGCGCCTTGTTGCGCAACCCCGTCCACAGCGCCCGCTCGGCAGGTGTCGCCTCGCGGCGGAGGTGCTGCCGAATGGGCTTCTGAGCCTTGCGGTTGAACCGTCGCATCCCGCAGGGTACGGCGGCCGTCGCCTCTAGCCTCTGGCGCCGGAGCCCCCTGGCGCCGAGCTACGCCGATCCGCCCGCCGACGCCAGAGGCTTCGCGACCGTCACGTGGAAGCACGGCTGGCGCACCTCGCGGAGCGTGAGCAGCACGCCCTCGTTCTCCAACTCAATCAGCGCGCGGCCCAGTTCGGCCTCCAGGATGCCCGCGTACTCATGCGCCATGCGGTCGGCCCAGGCGCGCTCCATCGCGTCCAGCTCGCGCGAGAGGTGGCCTCTGGCGAGAACCGAGACCGAGTCCGGGAGCACCGGCCGCGCCAGAGGCTGAGCGGGCGTGTAGCGGTAGCGGTAGCGGCGGTAAGCGATGTCGAACGTGGTCCCAAACTGGTGGCTGGAGGTGCCGCTGGCGGCGTTCGAGTTCCTCTGGCGCAGCTCCGCCTGGTACTCGGCGCTCCGGTGCGCGGACGAGACCACGAAGCGGTACGCGGGCAGACCGGCCTCGGCCAGACGGGACTGGAAGCGCACGCCGATGGAGTCCAGCGCCGCGAGGGCGTCCGGCGTGAGGTGCCCGCGCCGGGCCACGTAGTACGGGTTCTCGAACGCGAGCCACTCCAGGTCTTCCCTCGCCTCGGCCTCTGGCGCCTCGGGATCGATGCCCAGGCGGCGGGCGGTGGAGACGTGGCTGCGGTTGAGCGAGCGGCGCAAGAGGCGCGTCTCGCGGCCCGTCAGCGAGTCGATCGCAGCAAAGGCCGACTCGCGTTCGGCGAGCGTCGCGGCAAAGTCGGCGCGGGCGTCCACGAGCGCTTCGCGGTCGGCGTCGCTCATCAGCGCCTCTGGCGAGAGCGCGGACGCGAGCGAGTCGCCAGAGGCGCCGATCCAGCCGACTCCGGCGAGGACGAGCGAAAGCGTGAGGATCCATCCAGCGATGGAGCGGGCGGGATGGCGTCGGTGGGGATCGGCGGGTCGGGTCGGCACGGTGTGGGGAGGCGTTTCTTCCCTAACGTGTGCGGGCTATGTATTCGCGCCCTCGTGGCCTGTTTTTCGCGCCTCATGGGCACGCCCTCTCCGGCGCCAGAGGCACCTCGCGAGAACCCCCGGCGGGCTCGGCGGTAGGCCTGGCCCCTCTCCCCCGCCCCATGAGCGCGTTCGTCCGGCTTCAGAAGATCCTCCCCCAGCACGGCCTCTCGCGCGCGATCGGCCGCCTTGCCGCATCCGAGGCCCCGTGGGTGCGCGGCCCGCTGATCCGCGCCTTTGCCAAGGCCTACGACGTGGACATGGCGCAGGCCGAGCGGCCGGACCTCGCGGACTACCGCTCGTTCAACGACTTCTTCAGCCGCGCCCTCACGCCCGACGCGCGCCCCATCGACCCCGCGCCAGAGGCCATCGTCAGCCCTGCCGATGGGGCGGTCAGCCAGACCGGCACCATCCGGGAGGGGAAGCTTCTCCAAGCCAAGGGCATCCAGTATTCCTTCCGCGCCCTTGCCGACGTATGCGCGTGGCCGTCTTTCGAGGGCGGCGCCTTTGCCACGGTCTACCTCTCCCCCAGCGACTACCACCGCGTGCACCTGCCTCTGGCGGGCCGCCTGGTGCGGACGGTCGCGATCCCGGGCAAGCTGTTCTCCGTCAACGCCACGACCGAGGCGGGCGTCCAGGGCCTGTTCGCGGTCAACGAGCGGCTGGTGATGGAGTTCGAAACCGAGCACGGCCGGATGCTCGTCATCATGGTGGGCGCGATGGTGGTCGCGAGCATCGAGACGGTTTGGGACGGCCCGGCCTCGCCCTACCGCCAGAGGCAGATCACCGAGCACGACCTCGCGTTCGAGACCGGCGCCGAGATCGGGCGTTTCCTGCTCGGCAGCAGCGTCGTCCTCGCGTTCGAGAAGGACCGCGCGATCCTGGACCCGGCGCTGGCCGCGGGCACCGTTCTCCGCATGGGCGAGCGCATCGGCACGGGCGCGTAAGGGCCTCTGGCGCCACCTCTACGCGGTTCTGCCCAAGAGCGCACAGATCGGCCCGGAGCGCCCCGGTATCTTTGACGCCCACCCGAGTTCATGACTGTGCGAGTCACCATCCGCGACGTTGCCCGCCAGGCGGGCGTTTCCATCTCCACCGTTTCGCGCGTCCTCAACGACACGTGCGCGGTCAACGAAGAGAAGCGCCGCCTCGTCATCGACGCCGCCGAAACGCTCGGGTACACGCCCAACCCGGCCGCCAGGAGCCTCCTGAGCAAGCAGACCGGAGGGCTCGGCGTTTTGCTCCCGTTCATGAGCGGGGAGTTCTTCTCCGAGCTCCTCAACGGCCTGGACGAAGCGGCTCAGGAAAACGACCTCTTCCTCCTCGTCTCCACCTCGCACCGCCGGCCAGCCGAGTTCCAGAAAGCCATGCAGGCGCTGGACAAACGGGTAGACGGCCTCATCGTGATGGCGCCGGAGCTCGACGCCAGCGGCACCGCCTCCATCCTCAAAACGGAGACGCCGGTCGTGCTCATCAACACCTATGCCGAGGGCGTCACGGCCGACGTGTTCAACTTCGACAACTTCGAGGGAGCTCGGGCGCTCACCCGCCATCTCCTCGACGTGGGCCATCGGCGGATCGCCCTGATCCAGGGACCGCTCCACTCGGGCGACGCCCGCCAGCGTGCCGACGGCTACCGCGCCGCGATGGCCGGGGCCGGCGCCGAGCCTCTGGCGGTGGCCGGCGGGTACACCCGAGAGGCCGGGGCCGAGGCCGCGCAGGCCCTCGCCGGGCTGGACCCTCTGCCCACAGCGGTGATCGCCGCCAACGACTACTGCGCGATGGGCGTCATCAGCGCCTTGCGTGACCTGGGGATTTCGATCCCGGACAAGATTGCCGTCGCGGGCTTCGATGGGCTCGCCAGCGCGCAGTACACCTTCCCGCCGCTCACGACCGTCCGCGTGCCCATCGCCGAGATCGGCGCGCGTGCCGTCTACCGCCTCGTGGAACGGCTCCGCGGAGACGCGTCTCCGCTTCAGCAACACACCGTCCCGGTCGAGGTCATCGTGCGGGAGTCCACGGCGCGGCTGAGCCCCGCCTAACCCGGGCCTCTGGCGCCAGAGGCCGCCGGCCACGTCTTTCTGTGGTCCTGTTTGCGCAGGTCTCGGAACCTGATTCTGCCGTCCGGCCGTAGGAGCCTTATCGGCGCGACAGGTAGCGGCTACCCGGAAAACCTCGCCATGCGCCTCGCATTGCCTTTGAAAAGGTTTTCAGCCGTCGTACCATTGGAAGCGCTTCCCACCCATCCCTCCCTGCTATGACTCTTCAGCTACTCTCCTCTACCACCGCTCGCGCCAGAGGACTCGTGGGCCTCATCGCGCTGGCCTGCATGGTCCTGGCCCCTTCGGCCAGCGCCCAGGTGTCCTTTGACGACTTCGAGACGGTGAACGGCGACGGCGTGCCGGTCTACTCGTTCGGCTTCTCCGGCGCCGGCGCCGGCTCCGGCTTCGGCCCCACGCCGGGCTTCGACGGCAACACCGCGCTGAACATCGGCATCAACCCCGGCGCGGGCGGCGGCTTCGCCGGCGTCGGCAGCGGCGTCGGCGGGCCCGGCGGCCCGGCCGCGTTCACGCCCGTGGACGCCAGCGG carries:
- a CDS encoding TonB-dependent receptor; translated protein: MTRLLPLLALLLLASGASAQEVTGRVLDSETDAPIPGATVRVDGTARGAAADADGRFRLALQRGDTILLVTAIGYAPERVHVHGTQPLAIRLAPEATQFDGVTVEGEHTVAGAPSAPTRTPGTTEDLLGRLPGVNMIQRANFASEPVVRGYQGGQISLTIDGMPVYGACVDKMDPASSYVEPENLRAVSVSKGASDLASGSQIGGSVDLATQRPTFGAPLAMQAESGVESNGMARRVRGAASGSIGPLALRVSGSYRGSGDYAPGGGETIETSGYEKRNLAAAASLRLGRAHQLTAQLITDDAWLIGYPALLMDAVLAQARIGSLGYEGSAPGLHHLEAKLYANRVDHYMDDRNRNVLAREVMRGMYMPMGGYTEVVGAQAEGMTVFGATGLTLTADAHRLRQFGDMTMYSLYPGIRDMVLLNVGDVTALNGSLTLKAERPLADRLTVSASARVDGTARDVSLEAMRQLFERRTGSSDVARQRLVPSVNAMASYSLTLQTHLRLTLADAGRLPTVVEQYGHYVYNYVDGYFYTGDPDLKTERSRQIELGVAHAGSRIALEASAYAHQLSNIVVGLADRDVVAGLAGSTYRFRLYDNVDSGWMAGGEISALAPLGGGLEAVASVSAAYGQNTTLDEPLPMIPPVGGVLALRYDRRPLFAEVETRWALAQNRVSRFTYGERATDGFAVFALRTGWRPASGALSSLRLQAGVENVLDTFYQEHLAISDLAARGRSAYLTVGVDL
- a CDS encoding endonuclease domain-containing protein, giving the protein MRRFNRKAQKPIRQHLRREATPAERALWTGLRNKALGVRFRRQHGVGRYVLDFYCPEVRLAVELDGAAHDSPEAQDYDDARTRWLGETHGIRVLRFENRTVFEQPDDVLAAIRRAVAEAPEVSGELRKT
- a CDS encoding DUF5715 family protein, which codes for MPTRPADPHRRHPARSIAGWILTLSLVLAGVGWIGASGDSLASALSPEALMSDADREALVDARADFAATLAERESAFAAIDSLTGRETRLLRRSLNRSHVSTARRLGIDPEAPEAEAREDLEWLAFENPYYVARRGHLTPDALAALDSIGVRFQSRLAEAGLPAYRFVVSSAHRSAEYQAELRQRNSNAASGTSSHQFGTTFDIAYRRYRYRYTPAQPLARPVLPDSVSVLARGHLSRELDAMERAWADRMAHEYAGILEAELGRALIELENEGVLLTLREVRQPCFHVTVAKPLASAGGSA
- the asd gene encoding archaetidylserine decarboxylase (Phosphatidylserine decarboxylase is synthesized as a single chain precursor. Generation of the pyruvoyl active site from a Ser is coupled to cleavage of a Gly-Ser bond between the larger (beta) and smaller (alpha chains). It is an integral membrane protein.); amino-acid sequence: MSAFVRLQKILPQHGLSRAIGRLAASEAPWVRGPLIRAFAKAYDVDMAQAERPDLADYRSFNDFFSRALTPDARPIDPAPEAIVSPADGAVSQTGTIREGKLLQAKGIQYSFRALADVCAWPSFEGGAFATVYLSPSDYHRVHLPLAGRLVRTVAIPGKLFSVNATTEAGVQGLFAVNERLVMEFETEHGRMLVIMVGAMVVASIETVWDGPASPYRQRQITEHDLAFETGAEIGRFLLGSSVVLAFEKDRAILDPALAAGTVLRMGERIGTGA
- a CDS encoding LacI family DNA-binding transcriptional regulator, which gives rise to MRVTIRDVARQAGVSISTVSRVLNDTCAVNEEKRRLVIDAAETLGYTPNPAARSLLSKQTGGLGVLLPFMSGEFFSELLNGLDEAAQENDLFLLVSTSHRRPAEFQKAMQALDKRVDGLIVMAPELDASGTASILKTETPVVLINTYAEGVTADVFNFDNFEGARALTRHLLDVGHRRIALIQGPLHSGDARQRADGYRAAMAGAGAEPLAVAGGYTREAGAEAAQALAGLDPLPTAVIAANDYCAMGVISALRDLGISIPDKIAVAGFDGLASAQYTFPPLTTVRVPIAEIGARAVYRLVERLRGDASPLQQHTVPVEVIVRESTARLSPA